The sequence AGAGGTCCGGATAATCCCTGCGATCCCCGCTCCATGTGCGCTTGTAATTAGTGGCAGATCTTGTGTATCCGAGCCGCCCTGTGTGATCCGTGTGGATGGTGGGAATGTGCCGGGAACATCTGTTCTGCGTATGAGGCAGATGATGAGAGGAGACACATGTTGTGACCTCTGGTACTATCCCTCCGCGCCCCTGATGGGAGCTTCCTGGCGATTTCCTTCGTAGAATAGTTTCTAATCTTTACGGACCAGTTTGTTTTCACTTCTGCTGGACCATTTACCCCGACATATGGAATAACTAGTTGGTGCTGCGGCAGTTTTGGGGTCCAGTGCCCCCAGGATAGACGGCGTGTTCTGGTCTCTGGGCCCGGTGCCTGTGTCTGCTTTTATTCTGCGGCTTTTAGAGGGTGACTAAATTATATACAGTGGGGTCAGGGGTTAGATTGTAGGGGTCGGTGTTCTGAGACCCCATTGATTGTGAGATTTGAGGTCACAGGTCCCATTGGGACTGGATGGATCGCCTGCGGCCGTGTGACTTGACCCGTATTGTGGTTCCTCTGAGGATCACGGGCAAAACCCACATGTAAATAAAAGGGAACTGCAGAGATAAGATCGGTGGTCTCAAGGCGTGTGTTACAcaactaccactcccatcatgcACCAGATTGCAGGGGATTGGGACATGCTGAGAGTTGCAGTTGTGCAACATCCTGAGGACCTCCGGAGCCCTGTGTATGAGGGTCTATCTCTGCGAATCCCCTTCTACTCTATAATGGGCGTCATCATAGCTGACGGTTTAGGATTTCATCTTGTCCTGTAACTTGGCAGGTGAGCGCGCACTCCTTTTATATAAGTGGCGAGTTATTGTGTATCTCCCAGTACGAGGTCGGCTTTCCCAGTGTACATAACACCTGATAGTGTGAATACCGCGCACGCCCTGTACAGATAAGTCGCGCCACATTCTCACATTACAAGATGAAACAATCGCGTCACCGGGAGACAAAAAGTTTTGACAACTTTTCCGTTTCCTTGTAAGTTTACAAGACCTCAGAGCGGGGATGGGTTACAGCGCAGGGTCTGGTTACATCTCCTGGCTATGGGGGGAGGCCACTTAACCATCGCACTGCCAGAGCCACAGGGCACCCAGCACTCAGTGCCTACTGGGTCCTGGGCACTGCCCTAGATGTGCCACCTGCAGTGATGTAGATGTGATACGTGAACATTTTCCACTTTCTGCATCTATGGGcgacacgtgtcagacaacagaTCTAGATGTTGGTCGCCCCAATCCCGTTCTACTGCACTGGGCGCACTGGTTACTACTGGTGGCACCACCGCTCTTCTTTCCGGGGGGCTACCTTGACCTGAAGTCTATATTTCTGATTGGGTGGAATGGTAATTCCGCTATATATGGCGTATAATGTGCTACCCAGTAGTGATGCCATAGGCCTGGCAGTGCCCACTCTTAGAGCCACAGAACCCCGTGTAAATCACCAGAACTAaaccgggtggggggggggtgttctgggATTGAGGATGCGACTTTCTCTGAAGATGTCAGATTGGACATGGGCACATCCCGGCACCATCATGATCACCCTGTTACATTGTAGATGTTGTCTTATATTTAGACATGGGGGCGGGCACTGCCTTGTTGTGATCATGTGATTACATTCCTCCCGTTCTACCAAGGTCGCTGCATGGTGTGATCAGACATCGCTCAAGGATTTCCATCCCGTTAGCAGAGGAGAAGTTACGGAGACCATACACAACAGATTTGGGCCGCTTCTCCTATACTCGTCTTGTCTGAGTTTGCATGTGTTTACAGGGTAGTAGCTGTTTTCAGAGATCTATAGCATTGGGAAATGTAAAATACTACAGTCTTGTGCTGATAACattcatctaatgtgtatggccacGGCAAGACCTACACCATTGATAGTCGCTCTATTGTCGcctctccatagacacacacagacAAGGTAGTGTTTGGCAAGGCATGATCGGTCTTGTAGTCCCCGCCTGACATGTCTGAACCTGCTTTAAAGAGATCTTATTGTAAAGGGACAAGGGTATCAGGTCCCCAGTGTGATATATATGGGCAGAGGATTGTTCACCTTCCTGCGTCGCTCTGTTTATCAGTCGCTCTCGGGTGTCTTTTATCTCGTTGCCCTACGTCTATATGAAGGTCATTGGGGACAGCGCGACCGTCAGAGGGCGCAGCAGTGTCACCCATGAGCTTCCTGCATCTAGAAGGAAGGGTATTGGTGCTAGATATGGGAGCAAGGAGTTGTGACCCAGCGGACACACGGATGGTTCCGTAATTTGTTACATAATAACAAATACATGCGGCATGTGCACCCCTGGGGACAGGACCTCCAACCACTATGGGGCGCTCTCATTGACGGCCAGATACTGGGTGCCCATAGTCAGGTACGTGGTGCCACATAGCACAGGGCACTCATACACTAGGGTCATCGTCCCTGGAACTGATAACCTTGGTCCTTGTCGCCCCTCCCCCTTGTCATTAATCATTGTCATCCCATAGATCCTCTGCCGGTCAGTGAGTGTCCAGGAGTTCATGGGAATTTGCAGACTgatgtgtgatggggggggggacacaaataCCAATATATTACAGATCCTGTAGATTGCAGAGTCGCAGGTCGGTAAGGACGTGCTGTAGGGCTtgctccaccatgctttacactgcagctctactTCTTGTGTTCGCaatatgtctcctctcctccttctctttACAGAGTTTACTAGAATATTTTCAGAGATTGTCTGTCTGAAATCCCTGTTTCGGTTATCGCATTCCGAGGCTGTTGTGCTGccgccatgctttacactgcagctctgcttgtcTCCTCCCTTCCCCATCTATTCCTCTCCCTCATATTTGGTCTCTTCAATGGACTGAACCACTCTGAGATCTTCTAAAACCACCCCCCTGTATTATCACACGCTCCGTTcactcctccatgctttacactgcagcttttATTACTTTCCTCTATATAGCGGACTCCTTGATGGTCACTTTAACACCCAGCCCTTCCCTCTGTATTCGGAAGCTCAGTcactcctccatgctttacactgcagctctgctctacaAGGTCTTTTTAATTGAGTGAACCACCAGGATGCTGCCTGAAGTCACTGCTCAATCCGTCcttcatgctttacactgcatccCTGCTCCTCATATTATGCTTATGGTAGAATATAAGGACATCCATTACTCGGGGCTTCATGTCTTCCCTGTTTATGGTCTCGGCGTCCTGTAGAAGGATCGCAGGTCTCGTACATGACATAAGTGCAGGATTACAGTATGTAAGACATTCCCGGGGGCTGATGTCACCCGGAGAGAGCGGAAGCTTCCATCCTAAATACTCCAATCCTCCGCAGATCAGGAAGAAAGTGCCGGGGATAAACCTCCATTGTTGTGTAAGGGCGGATTCCTGCCGAGCTCCGGCTCTTATCACTTCCAGGAATGTAGAATCCTGACGTCAGGGAATCCTGACACATTTCTAATCTTAGGAGACGGGAGACTGCGGATTTATGGGAACAGTATGGGATCAGAAACGGGGGGAATAGGGGAAAGAGACGCTAAGCCGCTTAGAAGAGATGAAAATCCTCAAGCCAAGCCAAGCCCTTCAATCGTCCTCTTTTTAGCATGAATTCTGTTGATCTGTagctgggaaagttgggtgaccgGCAGGATGGTGGACGTATGGTCTTGTGTAGGATGGTATAATGTATAGTTATGGCTTGGGACCCCCTAATGTTTATCTGTACCCAGGATATGAATATGGGGCCCAACTAATACCCACGGTGTGTTATAGGATGTGTTATGGGAAAATCTGCCCCCTGCTGGCCGCACATATTTAATTTCCAGTCTCTATTTGACTATAAGTGACcagtgactacaactcccagcattattATAAGCAACATACTATTAGAGCATTCTGGGAGTTTAGGTTCTGCAATTGTTGATGTAGCCGCCATCTTTCTTATTGTACGTTCTGCGTTCTCGCCGGGCAGGAGGCTTTTCTAATTGGCGCTGCCGCGTGTTCATGTGTCGGCGCCAGCTACATCTTCCTGCTAAATCTCTCCCTCATTAAGTCCATCTTTCCTTCCACAtgataaagccccccccccccccatggcaccGCGTCTACGTGAAGAGTCTGCATTGTGTCGCCGCGCTCCGTAAATGGTCGCTACTCGAGTAAATGTTGTTTTCATCATTTTGTCTCTTAGATTTCCCTAAACATGGACAATGAAGAAGTCCCGGAGTTTATGAGCCCGAAGGAAGAGATTGCCTACTGGAGAGAGTTGTCTAAGACTTATAAGCAGAGGTAAGGCCCTGGGGATGACCTTACAAGGAGAGTCTAAAGGGCCCCGCTGACCCACCTGTCCATGCCATACATTGTGCTAGATGCAATACCAAGTGTGGCCTCTGTATAATGTATGGTGCATAGAGCTACACACCATTTGCAGCAGCTGATCGGCCGGGGTGCAGAGATCGACTCCCTTCCCGTCATCTTTGTGTTATTAATCACCTATCTGAACGCTGGGATCACTGGAGAGACCAGTGATCGGACACAGTGACACCTATATGATCAATACTACAGCCCTGAAGTACTAGGAATCTTCGAGGGGTATTCCAGGAGTTTTGATATAGAATAGGATGTCATTAGCATATGGGGCTCAGACCCTTGGCACCCCCACTTATGAGCATGCTCGAAGCAATAGGAGTATCAGTTCCATTAATCCATACGTCTTGAATGAAGCGCGGTCCCATTTCACTAAGTGGGACTGATCTGCAGTTCCTGGAACAGCCACTATACAACAGACAGCACTGTGCTTGGTAAAAAGTGAAGGAACGACTTCATTCATCCGAGCGCTCGGGTGTCATCCGATGAGTGAGGACGCTAGAAGTCTGACCCCCACCGATACCTATATCCACTTTAATGGGTGACTGTATTCTATGGCTTTCTCCTCCAGTTCTAGAAACAGCCTATGTGAGGCGCTATTTCTAGGAAGGGGAGGACAGAGAGAGCTATTCACTGTCTAGTCTGAAGGGAACTGGCCTATGTGGGTTTCCAGAATCGCTCAATATTTCACCCTCTTTAACCCTGTAGTTACCAGGAAGCCCGTGACGAGTTGGTGGAGTTTCAGGAAGGGAGCCGGGAGCTGGAGGCCGAGTTGGAGACGCAGCTGGTGCAGGCGGAGCAGAGGAACAGAGATTTGCTTGCGGATAACCAAAGAATCAAATACGAGGTGGAATCGTTGAAGGTGCGAGCCTGCCCTcttgatgctgggggttgtagtacagCAGCGGTCAGAGGGTAAACGAGCTTTTCCTTGTCTCCTCGCAGGAGAAGCTGGAGCACCAGTACTCGCAGAGCTACAAGCAGGTGTCTCTCCTGGAGGATGAGCTGAGCCGTGCCCGGAGCATCAAGGACCAGCTCCACAAGTATGTGCGGGAGCTGGAGCAGGCCAACGACGACCTGGAGCGAGCCAAGCGGTGAGTGGCCACCCCCCATCGGGGTGTCGGGGGGGGCTCTACAGCTGGGATGAGGGGTGTTTGATTGATGTGGTCTTTTTAGGGGGTGTCATTGGTTCTGACTGAGTGCCTGTAGATATTTCTCCTTCCTGCGCACTCGGCTGCGGGGGGGGGCCACCCAAACTGGGTCATGAAAGGCGAGCGCACAGTCATCGCACCTCCTAACGAGACAAAGCAGTGATTCAGGGAGTGAAATGAGTCGTGTAGTCAGGTAATGAGTCTCGTAAAAGAGGACGGTGGGAGAACGAGAACAAAGCGCAGGTGTGTGTGAGCAAGCCGCATTAACACTTTAACTGCCACCCGCCTAGGGACACCTGTTCTGCGAGCACTCGGCCAGGTGCGTTTCACACCCTTGAATTACTACACTGCAGTAAAGCAATGCTCCTGTGACGCCTGTTCTTCAATAAAGGACTAAATAGCTTTAATCCTCCCGAAATGTCAGGAGACGGATGTAAGAGAGGATTCTTTGCGCTGACAATGACCATTTCCCCCCCTCTTCCGCAGGGCCACCATTGTGTCGCTGGAAGACTTTGAGCAGAGGTTGAACCAGGCCATCGAGAGGAACGCGTTCTTGGAGAGCGAACTGGATGAAAAGGAGTCATTGCTGGTGTCCGTACAGAGACTAAAGGATGAGGCACGAGGTACGCGTCTAAATCCGGCTGCTCGTTGTCCTCTAAGCCTGGACACAATGCTCTTTATGTCGCCTCGTACACGCCCTAAGGTGTCAACACGCCGCTAAATTAAGCTCCTTACTAAATATAGACGTATAAAGGGAGGTATTATGTGGAGGCAACACGAGGCGCAGCGCCTCGGGGGAAATATCTCCCCACCCACATGCAGCGACTCCCTATATTACTAAATACTTGTCTGCTGGGGCTTTTGGGCTGTTCTTTTGagaaatacacaaatacagtgaCAGCTGTGTATAATCGTGTCCCGTGGCGTCAGCTCTTACGTGGTTAAATGAGGGATTGTACCTAATCATTGCGGAGATCATAAACTATGAGCATAGTTTACCATTGAGCTTATTATACAGTGGCAAGTTCCATAatgtagcgccacctggtggtacAACGATAGAAAGGGCAGCCAATAGAAATAGGTTTTTGACttgcttgtcaggaaaggagcacAAGTTTTCCAGTATTGCTGAGCGGTCTCCTCCTGCAGGGGAGGGAAGA comes from Engystomops pustulosus chromosome 6, aEngPut4.maternal, whole genome shotgun sequence and encodes:
- the NDEL1 gene encoding nuclear distribution protein nudE-like 1 isoform X1 — translated: MFLISLNMDNEEVPEFMSPKEEIAYWRELSKTYKQSYQEARDELVEFQEGSRELEAELETQLVQAEQRNRDLLADNQRIKYEVESLKEKLEHQYSQSYKQVSLLEDELSRARSIKDQLHKYVRELEQANDDLERAKRATIVSLEDFEQRLNQAIERNAFLESELDEKESLLVSVQRLKDEARDLRQELAVRERQTDGTRKSAPSSPTLDCDKTDSAVQASLSLPATPVGKISDNSFTSPKGIPNGFGTTPLTPSARISALNIVGDLLRKVGALESKLAACRNFAKDQASRKSYIPGSLNSNSSSNSSILNSGTKFSHPAHTTYFDKGAMNGYDPPGILGSRPASPPGMLPLSV
- the NDEL1 gene encoding nuclear distribution protein nudE-like 1 isoform X2, with product MDNEEVPEFMSPKEEIAYWRELSKTYKQSYQEARDELVEFQEGSRELEAELETQLVQAEQRNRDLLADNQRIKYEVESLKEKLEHQYSQSYKQVSLLEDELSRARSIKDQLHKYVRELEQANDDLERAKRATIVSLEDFEQRLNQAIERNAFLESELDEKESLLVSVQRLKDEARDLRQELAVRERQTDGTRKSAPSSPTLDCDKTDSAVQASLSLPATPVGKISDNSFTSPKGIPNGFGTTPLTPSARISALNIVGDLLRKVGALESKLAACRNFAKDQASRKSYIPGSLNSNSSSNSSILNSGTKFSHPAHTTYFDKGAMNGYDPPGILGSRPASPPGMLPLSV
- the NDEL1 gene encoding nuclear distribution protein nudE-like 1 isoform X3, whose translation is MFLISLNMDNEEVPEFMSPKEEIAYWRELSKTYKQSYQEARDELVEFQEGSRELEAELETQLVQAEQRNRDLLADNQRIKYEVESLKEKLEHQYSQSYKQVSLLEDELSRARSIKDQLHKYVRELEQANDDLERAKRATIVSLEDFEQRLNQAIERNAFLESELDEKESLLVSVQRLKDEARDLRQELAVRERQTDGTRKSAPSSPTLDCDKTDSAVQASLSLPATPVGKISDNSFTSPKGIPNGFGTTPLTPSARISALNIVGDLLRKVGALESKLAACRNFAKDQASRKSYIPGSLNSNSSSNSSILNSGTKFSHPAHTTYFDKGQEKVIFPTLFLGQ
- the NDEL1 gene encoding nuclear distribution protein nudE-like 1 isoform X4, whose protein sequence is MISLNMDNEEVPEFMSPKEEIAYWRELSKTYKQSYQEARDELVEFQEGSRELEAELETQLVQAEQRNRDLLADNQRIKYEVESLKEKLEHQYSQSYKQVSLLEDELSRARSIKDQLHKYVRELEQANDDLERAKRATIVSLEDFEQRLNQAIERNAFLESELDEKESLLVSVQRLKDEARDLRQELAVRERQTDGTRKSAPSSPTLDCDKTDSAVQASLSLPATPVGKISDNSFTSPKGIPNGFGTTPLTPSARISALNIVGDLLRKVGALESKLAACRNFAKDQASRKSYIPGSLNSNSSSNSSILNSGTKFSHPAHTTYFDKGAMNGYDPPGILGSRPASPPGMLPLSV